A DNA window from Niabella yanshanensis contains the following coding sequences:
- a CDS encoding NAD(P)-dependent alcohol dehydrogenase codes for MPGHEIVGRVTKVGSEVTKFKAGDLAAVGCMVDSCKTCDNCKQDLEQFCLNGFTGTYNGKDRHSGGHTFGGYSEKVVVDEHFVLKVPENLDLAAVAPILCAGITTWSPLRHWKVKEGSKVAVVGLGGLGHMALKLAHALGAEVTLFSRSAGKTEEAKSLGADAVIISTDPVQMDSVKSKFDLIIDTVPYVHDLNPYVQTLHTSGTLVLVGFLGNLEPMLNTAPLVLGRKSIAGSLIGGIAETQELLDFCGQHNIVSEIELIKMQDINLAYERMLKSDVRYRFVIDMQSLKN; via the coding sequence GTGCCCGGACATGAAATTGTGGGAAGAGTAACCAAAGTAGGCAGCGAGGTTACCAAATTTAAAGCCGGAGACCTGGCAGCAGTAGGCTGCATGGTGGATAGCTGTAAAACCTGCGACAATTGTAAGCAAGACCTGGAACAATTTTGCCTGAATGGTTTTACCGGAACTTATAACGGAAAAGACAGGCATTCCGGCGGACATACTTTTGGCGGATACTCTGAAAAAGTAGTGGTAGACGAGCATTTCGTTTTAAAAGTACCTGAAAACCTTGACCTGGCAGCTGTAGCGCCAATCCTTTGCGCAGGTATTACTACCTGGTCGCCGTTAAGGCACTGGAAAGTAAAAGAAGGCAGCAAGGTGGCGGTGGTGGGTTTGGGTGGACTAGGTCATATGGCTTTGAAGCTGGCGCATGCCCTGGGGGCTGAGGTTACCTTGTTTTCAAGAAGTGCGGGGAAAACAGAAGAAGCAAAATCTCTGGGTGCAGATGCCGTAATTATATCTACAGATCCTGTGCAAATGGACTCTGTAAAAAGCAAGTTTGACCTGATCATCGATACCGTGCCCTATGTACATGATCTGAATCCTTACGTACAGACGCTGCATACCAGCGGCACTTTAGTTCTAGTTGGCTTCCTGGGCAACCTTGAACCGATGCTGAATACAGCGCCATTGGTATTAGGTAGAAAATCCATTGCAGGATCTCTGATCGGCGGTATTGCAGAAACACAGGAATTACTTGATTTCTGTGGGCAGCACAATATCGTGTCAGAAATAGAACTCATCAAAATGCAGGATATCAACCTGGCTTACGAAAGAATGCTGAAAAGTGATGTGCGTTACCGGTTTGTAATTGATATGCAAAGCCTGAAAAATTAA